The following are encoded together in the Coriobacteriia bacterium genome:
- a CDS encoding immune inhibitor A — MGRRSIRFVVLVTVAALVASMAAPAFGVVARGGDEGAVKQRGSDKKAHPLGDKKAALRANALKDKASGMATGDVYEVAPGQFAELTLEDTGMVWTVPGEFSDLSHNSILEPDRTVDNSTIWTEDFGTEYYNTMLYARGTDVNSVAEYFLEQSSGRYTIDGECEDWVAVPGDHTVYDDGDGTPDTSENVWLFLDDSLDGWYAKQIASGMSSAEVDAYLARYDTYDRYDWDGDGVFAESDGYIDHFQSLHAGEGEEAGGGVLGDEAIWSHSWYAYYGLIGKVGPSPEYLLGGVQIGSSSYWVGDYTIQPENGGVGVFAHEYTHDLGLPDLYDTAGGDNATSFWTLMDSGSWLSQVDYDLGSAPDHLGAWEKLQLGWLNYATAVPGATGTVVIGPAEYNSSQAQALRVDLPDKNVEWDIAAPYAGTYFYYSDKGDNLRNEMTKALTLEAGASLDAMVNYGIEEGYDYAALRVSTDGGSTWDTVPTSLSNSSVEPNGIDGFSGGWVPMTADLSAYVGDVVLGFQYVTDGGVAEVGFMADDIAITGQAFDGAEVAAGWAFEGFKVSTGHEGGMYENYYLAEYRQYWGYDVALLKAYNWGFLKGKDAKVNWAERFPYQDGLLVWYCDSSQPDNNTSVHPGYGFALPVDAHAKALRIGKTKTLWRNRIQTYDSTFGLEATDSLPLHYNGKLYPVPSLPGVATFNDALLYWDATNPTGSVITPVTGTTVTVLRTSAAPDGGKYMTVRVTAP; from the coding sequence ATGGGGAGACGTTCGATTCGCTTTGTCGTTCTCGTCACCGTGGCGGCGCTCGTGGCTTCGATGGCCGCACCCGCCTTCGGCGTGGTCGCCAGAGGCGGTGATGAAGGCGCCGTCAAACAGCGCGGAAGCGACAAGAAGGCGCATCCGCTCGGCGACAAGAAGGCCGCCCTCAGGGCAAACGCGCTCAAGGATAAAGCCTCCGGCATGGCCACCGGCGACGTCTACGAGGTAGCGCCCGGGCAGTTCGCGGAACTTACGCTCGAGGACACGGGCATGGTCTGGACGGTCCCCGGCGAGTTCTCCGATCTGTCGCACAACAGCATCCTCGAGCCCGACCGCACCGTGGACAACTCCACGATCTGGACCGAGGACTTCGGCACGGAGTACTACAACACGATGCTGTACGCGCGTGGCACCGACGTGAACTCGGTGGCCGAGTACTTCCTTGAGCAGTCGAGCGGGCGCTACACCATCGACGGCGAGTGCGAGGACTGGGTCGCCGTACCGGGTGACCACACCGTCTACGACGACGGCGACGGCACGCCGGATACCTCGGAGAACGTGTGGCTGTTCCTCGACGACTCGCTCGACGGCTGGTACGCGAAGCAGATCGCTTCCGGGATGTCTTCCGCCGAGGTCGACGCCTACCTCGCGCGGTACGACACGTACGACCGGTACGACTGGGACGGCGATGGCGTCTTTGCCGAGTCTGACGGCTACATCGACCACTTCCAGTCGCTCCATGCCGGTGAAGGCGAAGAGGCCGGCGGTGGCGTGCTCGGCGACGAGGCCATCTGGAGCCACAGCTGGTACGCGTACTACGGCCTCATCGGTAAGGTCGGACCGTCTCCGGAGTACCTTCTCGGCGGCGTGCAGATCGGCAGCAGCAGCTACTGGGTCGGCGACTACACGATCCAGCCGGAGAACGGTGGCGTGGGCGTGTTCGCGCACGAGTACACGCACGACCTCGGCCTACCCGATCTCTACGACACCGCGGGCGGCGACAACGCCACGAGCTTCTGGACGCTGATGGACAGCGGCTCGTGGCTCTCGCAGGTCGACTACGACCTCGGCTCGGCGCCGGATCACCTCGGCGCGTGGGAGAAGCTGCAGCTCGGATGGCTGAACTACGCCACGGCCGTGCCGGGGGCGACCGGAACCGTCGTCATCGGCCCTGCGGAGTACAACTCCTCGCAGGCCCAGGCGCTGCGCGTGGACCTGCCCGACAAGAATGTGGAGTGGGACATCGCCGCGCCGTACGCGGGGACGTACTTCTACTACAGCGACAAGGGCGATAACCTGCGCAACGAGATGACGAAGGCCCTCACGCTGGAGGCCGGCGCGAGCCTGGACGCGATGGTCAACTACGGCATCGAGGAAGGCTACGATTACGCGGCGCTAAGGGTCTCGACCGACGGCGGGAGCACATGGGATACGGTGCCCACGAGCCTCTCGAACTCCTCGGTGGAGCCCAACGGCATCGACGGCTTCTCGGGTGGCTGGGTGCCGATGACAGCCGACCTGTCGGCGTACGTGGGAGATGTGGTTCTCGGCTTCCAGTACGTCACCGACGGCGGTGTGGCCGAGGTCGGGTTCATGGCCGATGACATCGCGATCACCGGACAGGCGTTCGACGGCGCCGAGGTTGCTGCGGGATGGGCCTTCGAGGGCTTCAAAGTCTCGACCGGTCACGAGGGCGGCATGTATGAGAACTACTACCTGGCCGAGTACCGGCAGTATTGGGGCTACGACGTAGCGCTGCTCAAGGCCTATAACTGGGGCTTCCTCAAGGGCAAGGACGCGAAGGTCAACTGGGCCGAGCGCTTCCCGTACCAGGACGGCCTGCTCGTCTGGTACTGCGACTCATCGCAGCCGGACAACAACACAAGCGTGCACCCGGGGTACGGTTTCGCGCTGCCGGTGGACGCGCACGCCAAAGCGCTGCGCATCGGCAAGACCAAGACGCTGTGGCGCAACCGCATCCAGACCTACGACTCCACCTTCGGCCTGGAGGCAACGGACTCGCTGCCGCTTCACTACAACGGCAAGTTGTATCCGGTCCCGAGTCTGCCCGGGGTGGCCACGTTCAACGACGCGCTGTTGTACTGGGACGCCACCAACCCGACCGGTAGCGTGATCACCCCGGTCACGGGCACCACGGTGACCGTACTCCGCACCAGCGCTGCTCCCGATGGCGGCAAGTACATGACGGTCCGCGTGACCGCTCCGTAA